GATCTATTGTAAAATGCGGATTGTTCTTCCCCTTTTTCGCGCAATTCCTGAGATTATAATATTGGTGTTTTCGGATTCCCGAAAAATTTCTAATGGTAAGGGGATGATAAATTGTTCTATAAATGAATTGCCGATATTGGGATATTCATTAGAGGAGGTTTTTACATGGGGAATTTAAATCAGTATGTCCGAACCGGGGTTTTTCTATTGATGTGGGTTTTAACTTTTTCAGGTTTTTCCGCCTATTCAGCGGATCCCACGGACCAGACAAGCGGTGAGGTGGAGATCATCATACGAAATTCAACGTTTGAATTCCAGGGAGGGATTCTTAAGCCGGATCAGGCCGCGTCGATTGTTATCCATAACCAGGATCAAATTACCCATGGGTTCACTTCCACACTCCTGGCGGATCTTGATGTCCTGGTTGAATCCAACGGTGTAACAACCTTGGGGAAAGGGATAAAAGGTGTTCATATCGACTCTGGAAAAACCGTCCGGATTCACTTTCTCCCTAACCGTCCAGGGAATTTTCCGTTCCGATGCGATCTCCATCCGGACATGAAGGGCGAACTGCTTGTTCTTTCAATAGGATCAATATAAAAGGATGTTTCTGGAAGGTCTCTCTTCAAATACCAGATAACCCGCCCAAGACCAGCGATAGACTTCGCACCCACTTATTAATCATGTCATTGCGAGCACCGAAGGGTGCGTGGCAATCTTATCGTAAAATCTTGAGATTGCTTCACTTTGTTCGCAATGACAGCTTTCTAACTCTGTTCTTGGGATGAATCCTGCATCCCGCTAATCGTTAGTTATGGATCGAAATTTGTCCTGAAAGGGATATTCCTTCTCTGAAAATTACTTTGGTAGGAGTTCTGAAGGAGAAATTTCGTGAGAGAGTGTCTTGTTTTAGAAGATCTTTATTTGAAAATAAAGGGTGTTCGTAGCAGAGTTTTGATTTCTTTACATCGATGTTTTTACATCCAACTTCTTCTTAAGATCTGAAACAAGACCCTCCACCTGAGGAAAATTCGGACGGAACTCTAAAACTTTTTGAAAATTGCTTAATGAGTCTTTCCATTCTTGAAGGTCATAATGAGCCACGCCCAGGAAGAAATAAATTTCCGAATCATTTGGGTCAATAGCAACAGCCTGTTCAAGAACAGAAACAGCTCTTTTATTATTCCCGGAATTATGGAGTCCTATGCCATAGGACAATAAAGTTTTAGCAGACGGAATATGTGAAATGACATGTTCATAAAATGGCAAAGCTTCTTTATCATGCGAAGCGTTAGTTAAGAAAGACGCGATTGTTTCAAAAAAACTGTAATCGGATGGATTTAACTTAAGATATGTCAGTCCCTTTTGAGATAAATTTGTCCATTCCCCAAAACGCATATAAGTTCTTAGAAGATTTTTCCAAGCCATAGCAGCATTTGGAAATTCTTTTAACACTTCTTTTGACATTGTCGCATCATCCCGTTCATACCATTCAATCCAGGGCAATCCTAAGTCGCCATGTCGGATGAGAATCTTTAGGGGTTCCCCATTCCAGTGATCATTTGAATTTGTTTTGGTCATAACGAGTGACATTTTTTGATTCGCCGGATTATTGACGTCCAGTAATAAGGAGGTAAACCTGGGACCATAATCAAATAAAAGTTTATTTTCTTTAATTGCCATGATCTTTGCCGAATAATAGCCCGGGTACTCACTATCAAATCTTGAGTTCAGATAGACCATAACTGTTGCAAATAAAAAGCACCACCCAAAGAAATTAAACGTCTTTTCAGCTATATTAAAGGGACCGGAAGGTTGCGGGATGGGCTCTTTCGATGAAAAATGCCTTACCATAAAATAGAAAAGATGCTTGATTAAAAGAATTGTAGTTAAGAAACAAAAAATTGAACCGATCCAAACTCCTGTAATGTTGAGAGAATGAGCGGCAATTCCAAATTTAGTATGAGTTGAAACCGTCCAAAAAAACAATTGGGTGAGCAGATAATAATAAATAACTGCATAACCTGTGGCGTTCTTTAAATTTATTTTTATACGGGTTTTAGCTAATGATTTCATTATTTGGATGTCTGTCGGTTTATATTTTGAAGACTTTGTGACAACAAACCTTTTGCTGCATTATTTTCCGGATCACGTTTTAGTACATCTTTAAAACAATCCACGGCATATTGATATTCTGAAATCTTATAATAGAGTTGGCAAAAGGAAGTTATATAATAGATATTATCTTCCCCGAGTTCGAAAGCCACTTTATATTCCTTGATGGCGTCTTTATACCGTTTTTGAGCCTCATAAACACGTTCTAGATCGAGATGTACCTCTGAAGAAAATGGAGCCAATTTTAAAGCGGTATCGTATGCATTATAGGCTTCTGTGTACCTTCCTTCCACTTCAGCTATTCGACCTATCGCTTCATGAATATAAAATGTATTTGGATCATACTTTACTGCTTTTTGTTCAAATTCCAAAGCCTGCGTATAATTCCCCATTTCATAATAGGTCAAGCCGGCTTGATGGAGCAATTGGGGATCGTCAGGATGTGACCTAAGGGTATTTTCAACGACAGTTAGGGCTTGTTGATAATCGCCCAGTTTATTGCGTAAAAACCGAACATGCCATACGGTATAAAATGGATCATCTGGAGTTGATTTTGCTAAATTTTGAGTCGCATGATACTCATTCAAGAGATCGTTGCGGTCAGCATAAATGGTCGAAATTCTGTCAAGAGCTCTACTATTGTTATGGTTAAGGGATATTGCCTTAAACAAATTTTCTAAAGCCGCCTCATAATTGCCAATTTTATAATTTACAAGTCCAATTGTCATATAAGCTTCATCCGGCCGATCATTTTTTTCAATCGCCTTTTGGGCATACTTGATGGCGATCTTTCCCTGTGAAATATCAAATATCCGCAGGTATCTGTGGTAGTGCGCAAGAAGACAATTGGGTCGTTTTTCTTCAGGCAGGCTCATCAGTTCTCCAACTGTTTTAAGAGCCGTGATGAAGGATTCTGTTTCAAATGATCCCTTATAATCACGTAATCCTCTATTAAGACTATCTATAGCTTTGTTATATTGATTTTGTTTGGAATAAACCGCCGATTGAAGAATCAGCACATCCGTATGGTCCTGGTTTCTTTCTAAGAGTTGGTTTGTCAAAGATAGGACATCTTCAAAATTATTTTCGTCGAAAAAAAGTCGCGAAAGCGTAAACAGCGCATTATCATTTGATGGATCGATTTCAAGCGCCGTCAGAGCTAGTTTTTTTGCTTCTTTAAAGCTTCCTTCCGAATAGTAATACCAAGCTAAGTTCCCTAACATCTCAGGGGATTTGTTTTTGTTACTCTCAATTTCTATCTGGGTATTATTTTTATTATTCTCATGTTTATTTTTTTTGGCAATCCACATTTTCTGTCGATTGTGCAGCATCTTATTGTAAATTTGATAATGGATTTCATATTCTTTGGAGGCCTTAAGGTAGTTCCCAAGTTCATATTGAACAAAACCGTTAATAGCATGGCGGGTCATAAACTCGGGTGTAAACAAAACGCCCGTGTTTCTAGCTATAAAGTTAATTCCAACGGTGAATGTTGCCCAAAAAATAAAAATCCCAAATACGATAATATAAATTTTCCAGTTCTTATATAACCTCATACTTTTATCCAATTAACGAAAATTAGTACGTGACCTTGAGTCTTTAGAAATAAGTTTAGCGCGAATTTAGCGAACGTCAAATCCCCTAAATGCTCAAACCAGGTTGCGCGGTTAATAATATTGGATATACTATGAATTAATATCCTGTTAAGTCAGGAGAATAGTTTTCTTGCAGGGGGGAGAAATGAGTTTTCAAAGTATGATCTGTCCAAAATGCGGTCTCACACAAGCGCTAAAGTCAGAATGCGAGTCGTGTGGAAGCCCAACAGGAAAAATCGGTCCAGCAAGAACCATCCATTCCGTAAGTACCCCTCCGATTGAAATTGCGAAGAAAGTCGAGCCTCCTGAAAATGCTCCGGTTACTGTTGATCCCATTGTTCCTGTAGACAAACCAACCTTCCAATTCTTTTTTTATGGAAAAGGGAGTTTCTTTTTCCAAATTCATTTAATTAACCTTTTTCTAATATTTATAACAGTTGGAATCTATTATGCGTGGGCTAAAGTTAAAGTGAGAAGGTATCTTTTTAGTCAGATTGAGTTCATGGGGGATAGATTCCATTTCCATGGAACTGGAAAAGAAGTCTTTATCGGTTCTATAAAAGCCTCTCTAATTTTGGGATTTCTTTACGGCTTATATTCTGGGATAAAATTTTTTCCAGCGAATTCAATCTGGCACGGTGTGGGACAGGGAATCTATTTTTTGACCATTGTATTATTGATTCCGGTAGCTAAAATCGGTCGCTACCGTTATCGCCTAAGCCGAACCTCCTGGAGAGAAATTCGATTTTCGTTCCGAGGGCACGTCAAACACTTTGTCGAATTTTACGTGGCAGGAATATTTTTGAATCTTGTTACATTAGGACTTTACTATCCAGTTTTTGCAGCAAAACAATATGCTTTTTTTGTTTCGCAGTCTTTTTTTGGGAACGAAAAATTTTCCTTTGATGGAAAAGGTCAAGATTTAATGTGGCCATTCTGTAAAGCTTTATTTTTAACTCTTCCGACATTGGGTTTGTCCTGGTTTTGGTTTTTTGCAGTTCAAAAACGTTATTTCTTAAATCACACAACTTATGCTAAGGGTGAATTCTGTTCCGAAATAAAGGGATCGAAATACTGTTTGTTATATGTTGGGAATGCTCTCCTCCTAATCCTTTCAATTGGTTTGGCTTATCCCTGGGTCATCGTTCGGACCAATCGGTTTTTCTCTGATAATTTAACTTATAAAGGCGTGTTGAAGTTGGAGACGGTCCACCAGGAAAAACTGGATGCTTCCACTATGGGAGAAGGTTTGGGAAATATTTTGGATGTGGACATGGGCATCGGGGTTTCGTAACAGAAGGCTGATTTAAGATGACAGAATGGCAAGGTATCTATCTCGACGGTAATACGCCGGTACGGGTTTCCGTAACTGTCACGTTTAACTCAAACGGACTTGAGGTTAGAGATGGTAAGAGTCTTTCAATGGTCTGGCCCTTTGACCAAATTCATCTGACTTATAAACAAGATCCGAGCGAGCCTTTCCGACTGAAAAGGAACAAACAGGTTTCTGAAACGTTACTTATTTCCAGTCCACTCTTTCTAAAGGCACTTCATCAGTTTTCTCCAACTCAAACGGCTCATCTACTTCGCTCCGGACAAAGAAAATTGAAATTAAAAATAGCATTGTCTGCATTGCTTGGAACTCTTGTTTTCGCGCCGATTTTCTATTTTGTATTACTTCCGGTTGTCATCCTGACAGCCGCTAAATTTGTCCCGGTGTCTTGGGAAGAAC
Above is a window of Nitrospirota bacterium DNA encoding:
- a CDS encoding cupredoxin domain-containing protein, with amino-acid sequence MGNLNQYVRTGVFLLMWVLTFSGFSAYSADPTDQTSGEVEIIIRNSTFEFQGGILKPDQAASIVIHNQDQITHGFTSTLLADLDVLVESNGVTTLGKGIKGVHIDSGKTVRIHFLPNRPGNFPFRCDLHPDMKGELLVLSIGSI
- a CDS encoding tetratricopeptide repeat protein, which codes for MKSLAKTRIKINLKNATGYAVIYYYLLTQLFFWTVSTHTKFGIAAHSLNITGVWIGSIFCFLTTILLIKHLFYFMVRHFSSKEPIPQPSGPFNIAEKTFNFFGWCFLFATVMVYLNSRFDSEYPGYYSAKIMAIKENKLLFDYGPRFTSLLLDVNNPANQKMSLVMTKTNSNDHWNGEPLKILIRHGDLGLPWIEWYERDDATMSKEVLKEFPNAAMAWKNLLRTYMRFGEWTNLSQKGLTYLKLNPSDYSFFETIASFLTNASHDKEALPFYEHVISHIPSAKTLLSYGIGLHNSGNNKRAVSVLEQAVAIDPNDSEIYFFLGVAHYDLQEWKDSLSNFQKVLEFRPNFPQVEGLVSDLKKKLDVKTSM
- a CDS encoding DUF898 domain-containing protein, with amino-acid sequence MSFQSMICPKCGLTQALKSECESCGSPTGKIGPARTIHSVSTPPIEIAKKVEPPENAPVTVDPIVPVDKPTFQFFFYGKGSFFFQIHLINLFLIFITVGIYYAWAKVKVRRYLFSQIEFMGDRFHFHGTGKEVFIGSIKASLILGFLYGLYSGIKFFPANSIWHGVGQGIYFLTIVLLIPVAKIGRYRYRLSRTSWREIRFSFRGHVKHFVEFYVAGIFLNLVTLGLYYPVFAAKQYAFFVSQSFFGNEKFSFDGKGQDLMWPFCKALFLTLPTLGLSWFWFFAVQKRYFLNHTTYAKGEFCSEIKGSKYCLLYVGNALLLILSIGLAYPWVIVRTNRFFSDNLTYKGVLKLETVHQEKLDASTMGEGLGNILDVDMGIGVS
- a CDS encoding tetratricopeptide repeat protein; its protein translation is MRLYKNWKIYIIVFGIFIFWATFTVGINFIARNTGVLFTPEFMTRHAINGFVQYELGNYLKASKEYEIHYQIYNKMLHNRQKMWIAKKNKHENNKNNTQIEIESNKNKSPEMLGNLAWYYYSEGSFKEAKKLALTALEIDPSNDNALFTLSRLFFDENNFEDVLSLTNQLLERNQDHTDVLILQSAVYSKQNQYNKAIDSLNRGLRDYKGSFETESFITALKTVGELMSLPEEKRPNCLLAHYHRYLRIFDISQGKIAIKYAQKAIEKNDRPDEAYMTIGLVNYKIGNYEAALENLFKAISLNHNNSRALDRISTIYADRNDLLNEYHATQNLAKSTPDDPFYTVWHVRFLRNKLGDYQQALTVVENTLRSHPDDPQLLHQAGLTYYEMGNYTQALEFEQKAVKYDPNTFYIHEAIGRIAEVEGRYTEAYNAYDTALKLAPFSSEVHLDLERVYEAQKRYKDAIKEYKVAFELGEDNIYYITSFCQLYYKISEYQYAVDCFKDVLKRDPENNAAKGLLSQSLQNINRQTSK